A single genomic interval of Aureliella helgolandensis harbors:
- a CDS encoding UvrD-helicase domain-containing protein produces the protein MAKLMVHRNILKSFHKLPSKVQKRVSELIGEFQHDPESPAIGLHPLPGTMLDPKVRGVKKLPDGYRAIVIAPEKGDTYLLVHIDAHDKAYDWAKNKRFEVHGMTGVFQVFDAAEVQSVVQEAVPTQPRLSDYPLARLSDDDLFKAGVPKPLIPAVRSIRSDDALEALSAYLPPDCRDVLFGLAAGMTLEQSIDEMLGAVAAPADVVPESPGDFTKIQKTPNFDLVLVAGEEELKQILEGTLEEWRIFLHPYQQKLVKWKTKGPMNVTGSAGTGKTVALMHRAVHLARQLVDESARILVTTFTTNLSVTIKHHMQRLAPDVAGRIEVTNLHALARTICNRAGWKGRIAEDEELAQIWADVWLSYSEELPLSKEEMQLEYELVIDPNGIDDEETYLGTVRSGRPRVSRKQRKAAWPVFRAFQRGLKKRNLLTFEGAIHEARLAVLQGNFTRYAHVLVDEVQDFSLEALRLIRAISPIDEGTPDPLCTVGDGHQRIYRTKIPMSRAGIDIRGRSRRLKINYRTSEQIRKFAQGILKGVEIDDLDGGLATTVGDHSVFKGPEPLIEKCETENAEAEAIVAWVQMLMSDYGLATHEICVTPRKPKIVTALSSAGIATFELKPREEDPGSEEAGVRVGTMKRIKGLEFRAVAIACANKDDAMNAPNQSDIRDRCERYVAATRAREHLLITLAASAGKSEPEQ, from the coding sequence ATGGCCAAATTGATGGTCCACCGAAACATATTGAAGTCCTTTCATAAGCTCCCGAGCAAGGTGCAGAAGCGAGTTTCCGAGCTGATCGGGGAGTTTCAGCATGACCCGGAATCGCCTGCGATTGGTCTGCATCCACTTCCTGGAACCATGTTGGATCCGAAGGTCCGTGGAGTAAAGAAGCTTCCCGATGGGTACCGGGCAATCGTGATTGCTCCTGAGAAGGGTGACACGTACTTGTTGGTGCACATCGATGCCCACGACAAGGCCTACGACTGGGCCAAGAACAAACGATTTGAAGTCCACGGAATGACCGGTGTCTTTCAGGTATTCGATGCCGCGGAAGTCCAGTCTGTCGTCCAGGAAGCCGTGCCGACTCAACCTCGACTGTCTGATTATCCACTTGCTCGCCTGTCAGACGATGATTTGTTTAAAGCGGGCGTCCCCAAACCCCTTATACCAGCGGTAAGGTCGATCCGCAGTGACGATGCTTTAGAAGCGCTCAGTGCGTATTTACCACCTGACTGCCGTGACGTGCTGTTTGGCCTAGCCGCTGGCATGACGCTCGAGCAATCGATCGATGAAATGCTCGGTGCCGTTGCTGCGCCGGCAGACGTTGTTCCCGAAAGCCCTGGCGACTTCACGAAGATCCAGAAGACTCCGAACTTCGACCTAGTACTGGTCGCAGGCGAAGAGGAATTGAAGCAGATTCTAGAAGGTACTCTGGAAGAGTGGCGGATCTTCCTCCACCCCTATCAACAAAAACTTGTCAAGTGGAAGACGAAGGGGCCGATGAACGTGACTGGTTCGGCGGGCACCGGAAAGACAGTCGCTCTCATGCACCGTGCTGTACATCTTGCTCGACAGCTTGTGGACGAGTCCGCACGAATCCTGGTGACGACGTTCACGACAAATTTGTCGGTGACAATCAAGCATCACATGCAGCGTCTCGCTCCGGATGTCGCTGGTCGCATCGAAGTGACCAACCTGCATGCTCTGGCTCGAACCATTTGCAATCGAGCCGGCTGGAAGGGACGAATTGCGGAGGATGAAGAATTAGCCCAGATTTGGGCGGATGTGTGGCTGAGCTATTCGGAGGAGCTGCCGCTCTCCAAAGAGGAAATGCAGCTAGAGTATGAGCTAGTCATCGACCCCAACGGTATCGATGACGAAGAAACATACCTCGGCACCGTTCGATCCGGCCGACCAAGGGTTAGTCGAAAGCAACGTAAAGCTGCATGGCCTGTCTTCCGGGCATTCCAACGAGGCCTTAAGAAACGAAACCTGTTGACGTTCGAGGGGGCCATTCACGAAGCTCGCTTAGCAGTCTTACAGGGGAACTTCACACGCTACGCCCACGTGCTTGTCGACGAAGTTCAGGACTTTAGCTTGGAAGCCCTTCGTCTGATTCGAGCCATCAGTCCAATTGATGAAGGCACACCCGACCCACTTTGCACCGTCGGTGACGGCCATCAGCGAATCTACCGCACGAAGATCCCAATGAGCCGCGCAGGCATCGATATCCGTGGTCGCTCCCGTCGGTTGAAGATCAATTATCGAACCAGCGAACAGATTCGCAAGTTTGCGCAGGGGATCTTAAAAGGCGTAGAAATTGACGACCTCGATGGTGGGCTTGCGACAACCGTCGGAGACCACTCGGTCTTCAAGGGGCCTGAGCCGCTAATCGAAAAATGCGAGACTGAGAACGCGGAAGCTGAAGCCATTGTCGCTTGGGTACAAATGCTGATGTCAGATTACGGACTCGCTACTCATGAAATCTGTGTCACGCCACGCAAGCCCAAAATCGTCACAGCGTTGTCCTCCGCAGGCATTGCAACCTTTGAACTCAAGCCGCGTGAAGAGGACCCAGGATCTGAAGAAGCAGGCGTTCGTGTGGGAACCATGAAACGCATCAAAGGACTCGAGTTCCGGGCCGTGGCCATAGCCTGCGCCAACAAAGACGACGCAATGAACGCCCCCAATCAATCCGACATCCGGGATCGATGCGAACGCTACGTCGCAGCAACGCGAGCACGGGAACACTTATTGATCACGCTGGCCGCTAGTGCAGGTAAGTCGGAGCCCGAACAATGA
- a CDS encoding FRG domain-containing protein, with amino-acid sequence MTTENVEIIEIKSAKDFLAALRPSNDLWLASGSSIHPWVFRGHRNEQWKLEPTAWREQTLSSSRFMDVRSYVDEEIIERTISINSTFSNIHQIDKERIRGFVAQRRFEFLEVQAFCALVDDLGFTVPGGPISMELSLDFTSGSSLETPHHAVALAQHHGMHTRLIDWTRNPLAAAFFAAEKVNETDGKLCVWAFNRRALINNVDWKELFVPRSEIGFLHAQAGLFTYCPMADGLFLFNGRWPVMEEMISGNEYCEFAFRKLTLPWSEAPELRRLLYAESVSKAHLMPSYDNVRETLCNLWDEYERTAKLSANSGESVNNRDQRSKQQLTETASACSETNVQSLHGDSQTD; translated from the coding sequence GTGACAACGGAAAACGTAGAGATTATCGAGATCAAGAGTGCAAAAGATTTCCTTGCAGCCCTGCGTCCATCAAACGACTTGTGGCTCGCGAGCGGGAGTTCGATACATCCGTGGGTGTTTCGAGGACATCGCAACGAACAATGGAAACTGGAACCAACTGCTTGGCGCGAACAGACTCTCAGCTCTTCGCGGTTCATGGATGTCCGTTCTTACGTCGATGAGGAAATTATTGAACGAACGATAAGTATTAACTCGACTTTTTCAAATATCCATCAGATTGACAAAGAGCGGATACGCGGTTTTGTTGCTCAGAGAAGGTTTGAGTTTCTTGAAGTGCAAGCATTCTGCGCACTGGTGGACGACCTAGGGTTTACCGTGCCCGGCGGGCCGATCTCCATGGAGCTTTCACTCGACTTTACTTCCGGGAGCTCATTGGAAACGCCACATCACGCAGTTGCTCTCGCCCAGCACCACGGGATGCACACGAGACTTATCGATTGGACTCGCAATCCGCTCGCCGCCGCATTCTTTGCCGCAGAGAAGGTGAATGAAACTGATGGGAAACTTTGTGTTTGGGCGTTCAATCGGCGAGCACTGATTAACAATGTTGATTGGAAAGAACTGTTCGTCCCACGTAGTGAAATTGGCTTCTTGCACGCACAGGCCGGCTTGTTTACCTATTGCCCAATGGCCGATGGGCTCTTTCTGTTCAATGGTAGATGGCCCGTAATGGAGGAGATGATTTCGGGAAACGAGTATTGCGAGTTCGCATTTCGGAAACTCACTCTTCCATGGTCCGAGGCACCAGAACTTCGACGTCTACTTTACGCTGAGTCGGTTTCCAAGGCACATTTGATGCCATCTTACGACAACGTGCGTGAGACTCTCTGCAACTTGTGGGATGAATACGAGCGTACCGCGAAACTAAGCGCGAATAGCGGTGAATCGGTAAACAATCGCGACCAGCGTTCGAAGCAGCAACTGACTGAGACGGCTAGTGCTTGCAGCGAGACAAACGTCCAGTCGTTACATGGCGACAGTCAAACAGATTGA
- a CDS encoding DUF262 domain-containing protein, producing MSNNRPRHNFQTIAWFRDLFKREKLDLEPPYQRRSVWNQSFKDYFIDTVLLGYPTAAIFLYEEFSLSGDVIYRVVDGKQRLTTLFEFLEGKFPVGEKAQLSSLRGQYWEQLDSDLKKRFWAYEFLVEYLPDTEETKINDIFDRINRNVAKLSPQELRHARYDGEFISSAEEMTKWMFAKLPSGFPNLQDRSKRQMKDVEVVAQLMLCLEEGVKSYSQADLDKAFSDRDESWERKLEIEEHFRDTIGRVSRVVTAGHELNRTRLKNQADFFSLFAVLADPSVDSHPIDDVALRISEFIELVEDSGRRADSKAALSYFDAARSASNDVGPRNTRIKILAAKIRGEEPILP from the coding sequence ATGTCAAATAATCGCCCGAGGCACAACTTCCAAACAATCGCGTGGTTTCGTGATTTATTCAAGCGAGAGAAACTTGACCTTGAACCGCCATATCAGCGTCGAAGCGTTTGGAACCAATCATTCAAAGATTACTTCATCGATACCGTTTTGCTCGGCTACCCTACCGCGGCAATCTTCCTCTACGAGGAATTTTCGTTATCGGGAGACGTTATCTACCGAGTGGTTGATGGCAAGCAGCGGCTTACAACCCTATTTGAGTTTCTTGAGGGAAAGTTTCCAGTCGGAGAGAAAGCGCAACTTTCGAGTCTCCGCGGGCAGTATTGGGAGCAACTCGACAGCGACTTAAAGAAGCGATTTTGGGCCTACGAGTTCTTAGTCGAATACCTACCAGATACCGAAGAGACGAAGATCAACGACATCTTTGATCGTATCAACCGAAATGTGGCAAAACTTTCTCCGCAAGAACTGCGTCACGCCCGCTACGATGGTGAGTTCATATCCTCTGCCGAGGAAATGACGAAATGGATGTTCGCGAAGTTGCCATCGGGATTTCCGAACCTACAGGATCGCTCAAAACGCCAAATGAAGGATGTAGAAGTTGTCGCACAGTTGATGCTCTGTCTTGAAGAAGGGGTTAAAAGCTATTCTCAAGCGGATCTCGACAAGGCTTTCAGCGATCGCGATGAAAGCTGGGAGAGGAAGCTCGAAATCGAAGAGCATTTTCGAGATACCATTGGTCGAGTCTCTAGAGTCGTAACTGCTGGACACGAATTGAATCGTACGAGGCTCAAGAATCAGGCTGATTTCTTCTCTCTCTTCGCTGTTTTGGCAGATCCCTCAGTAGACAGCCACCCTATCGATGACGTCGCATTGCGCATTTCCGAGTTCATTGAACTGGTAGAAGACTCAGGGCGCCGAGCAGATTCCAAGGCTGCGCTATCTTACTTCGACGCCGCGCGATCTGCGTCAAATGACGTCGGTCCTCGGAATACTCGAATCAAGATTCTCGCTGCGAAGATTCGCGGAGAGGAACCGATACTACCATGA
- a CDS encoding RelA/SpoT domain-containing protein, translating to MIVPSDIRRAYDFSDPYIVQMEQRVRDIVLSYCENEGYAYVGRRKELDSLSEKLESGRYKAWSDIDDVFGCTIVIPHLEKENAVIDYLNAKFRCVDLRARGKTKKPPDSFRFDATRFIGSLLFDSGVDSHPVFTSLKFEVQIRSAFEHAWSVSMHGLAYKTDDIDWKRKRVAAQIKAVVEQLDQLIVSFETAASPVIESPWPETEFLKAIYDCFHQLNEVNSFPEESVPSSWSRFSENLYSLLQSSRSWPRNFEDRLPYVRDCLDVVANHISNLDDFPRSISLHQLALGVLWDAKKLVPKLSRFTPIITSELEDIFPSLKSCSTRFQFAKLGG from the coding sequence ATGATTGTTCCAAGTGACATAAGAAGAGCATATGACTTCAGCGATCCCTATATCGTGCAGATGGAACAGCGAGTGCGGGACATAGTTCTTTCGTACTGTGAGAATGAAGGTTACGCCTATGTTGGCCGCAGAAAGGAGCTCGACTCACTCAGTGAGAAGCTAGAATCAGGACGATACAAGGCATGGAGCGATATTGATGACGTGTTTGGGTGCACGATCGTAATTCCGCATCTTGAGAAAGAGAATGCGGTTATCGATTACTTGAATGCGAAGTTCCGTTGTGTCGACCTTCGAGCTCGCGGCAAAACGAAAAAGCCCCCGGATTCATTTCGCTTCGATGCGACACGATTTATAGGATCATTGCTTTTTGATTCTGGTGTTGACTCCCATCCAGTTTTCACTTCACTCAAATTCGAAGTGCAAATCCGATCGGCGTTTGAGCATGCGTGGTCGGTTTCGATGCATGGTCTCGCCTATAAGACTGATGATATTGATTGGAAACGCAAAAGAGTTGCAGCACAGATCAAGGCTGTAGTCGAGCAGCTTGATCAACTGATAGTTTCATTTGAAACAGCAGCTTCTCCAGTCATCGAATCTCCATGGCCCGAAACTGAGTTTCTGAAGGCAATTTATGACTGCTTCCATCAGCTGAATGAGGTGAACTCATTTCCTGAAGAGTCTGTACCAAGCAGCTGGAGCAGATTTAGTGAGAATCTATATTCGCTTTTGCAGTCATCACGATCTTGGCCACGAAACTTTGAAGACCGGTTGCCATACGTCAGAGATTGTTTGGATGTGGTGGCAAATCACATCAGCAACTTGGATGATTTTCCACGAAGTATTTCTTTGCATCAGCTTGCACTCGGCGTTCTATGGGATGCAAAGAAACTGGTGCCTAAACTAAGTAGATTTACCCCCATCATCACTTCAGAGCTTGAAGATATATTTCCATCCCTTAAGTCTTGCAGTACGCGTTTTCAGTTCGCAAAGCTTGGCGGCTGA
- a CDS encoding sacsin N-terminal ATP-binding-like domain-containing protein — translation MKPPSNIVRATDHPRAADIQNIRNLLRGYGSTGSLLKEMVQNAIDANAQHLCFTMIRGDKNAPHPLFRTDCLCIVNDGPFSPANLDAIFRMNVGTKAHESHSIGRFGLGIKSLFWFCEAFFICANADSSLGWDGQANIPFAFYNPAQSLRYQDWDEAANQYSADIQGRIADCVTSLGSFDNRWLALWLPLRTRLQSHSPNHFIEKFYPAEDEKFFAQLREQLQDLCPSLFFTNKLATISLVDQRNASEPIVTWQRHEFQQPASVEQTGIEHGFDIKSSLSVNDNTSDQIRSIGWSGVLADENIGGLKRNGWPQSTTITSDGEEIVQDVKAEPHFAVTVSHRTNDASTLSIVWSVFLPVGEQPTGKVKSSLPSSMGEIVITLHGYFFLDSERRRIDALEKSFTGDSSATIYSRWNALVCRNGTLAAIPQALAEYCHSQTVPGEHCAALAKAIKETWLWQQFSGDICAKYRWLPRLTLNGSEWTLIASIETIWAVPEITDIGLLVRYIPNIKQLIDTEFVISRRNTADSESNGLGDDAPRTLLASNVEWLVESVNWATEIPVRVTNWINTLVDQLDAVPDSLRDKLNDLPLIGVRVLTSGSRIMQCVRVCRELEADVLVQPKM, via the coding sequence GTGAAACCACCCTCCAACATAGTCCGCGCGACCGACCACCCTCGAGCGGCAGACATTCAGAACATTCGTAATCTATTGCGAGGTTATGGATCCACTGGCAGCTTGCTCAAAGAGATGGTCCAGAATGCAATTGACGCCAACGCTCAGCATCTTTGCTTTACTATGATCCGCGGTGACAAGAATGCTCCACACCCGCTGTTTAGAACGGATTGTCTCTGCATCGTTAACGATGGGCCGTTTTCTCCAGCCAACCTGGACGCAATCTTTCGCATGAATGTGGGCACCAAGGCTCACGAGTCACATAGCATTGGCCGCTTTGGACTTGGGATTAAGAGCCTATTTTGGTTTTGCGAAGCGTTCTTTATCTGCGCGAACGCAGATTCATCTCTAGGGTGGGACGGTCAAGCAAACATTCCGTTCGCCTTTTACAATCCTGCCCAGAGCTTGCGATACCAAGACTGGGATGAGGCGGCGAATCAGTATAGTGCCGACATTCAAGGGCGGATTGCTGATTGTGTGACATCGCTTGGCAGTTTCGATAACCGCTGGCTCGCATTGTGGTTGCCACTTCGCACGCGGTTGCAAAGTCATAGCCCGAATCACTTTATCGAGAAATTTTATCCAGCTGAGGACGAAAAATTCTTCGCTCAGCTACGCGAGCAACTGCAAGACCTGTGTCCATCACTATTTTTTACGAACAAGTTAGCAACCATCTCGCTCGTCGACCAACGCAATGCTAGTGAGCCGATTGTCACGTGGCAGCGCCACGAATTTCAGCAACCAGCAAGTGTTGAGCAGACTGGGATTGAGCATGGCTTCGACATTAAATCCAGCTTAAGTGTCAACGACAACACCTCCGATCAAATTCGTTCGATCGGATGGTCAGGAGTTTTGGCCGATGAAAACATTGGTGGGTTGAAGCGGAACGGATGGCCACAATCGACCACAATCACCTCAGACGGTGAAGAAATCGTTCAGGATGTAAAGGCTGAACCGCATTTTGCGGTGACGGTATCCCATAGGACCAACGATGCTTCCACCTTGTCCATCGTTTGGTCGGTCTTTCTGCCGGTTGGCGAACAACCAACGGGCAAGGTCAAGAGCTCGCTTCCGAGTTCAATGGGAGAGATCGTCATTACGCTCCATGGTTACTTCTTTCTCGACTCGGAGCGTCGGCGAATCGACGCTTTGGAAAAGTCATTTACAGGTGATTCGTCAGCAACCATCTACTCCCGCTGGAATGCATTAGTTTGCCGAAATGGCACCCTTGCCGCGATCCCGCAAGCTCTGGCTGAATACTGCCATTCACAGACTGTTCCGGGCGAGCACTGTGCTGCGCTCGCCAAAGCGATCAAAGAGACATGGCTTTGGCAACAATTCAGCGGTGATATTTGCGCAAAATATCGCTGGTTGCCTCGCCTAACACTAAATGGATCCGAATGGACCTTGATTGCAAGTATCGAAACGATTTGGGCCGTTCCCGAAATAACAGACATCGGATTGCTCGTACGGTACATCCCGAATATCAAGCAGCTAATTGACACGGAATTCGTGATTTCGCGTAGGAACACTGCGGATAGCGAATCCAACGGTCTTGGAGATGATGCACCCCGCACGCTCCTCGCTTCGAACGTGGAATGGCTTGTCGAAAGTGTCAATTGGGCGACGGAAATTCCAGTTAGAGTCACGAACTGGATCAACACGTTAGTCGATCAATTGGATGCCGTACCGGACTCATTGCGCGACAAATTGAACGACCTCCCATTGATAGGTGTTCGCGTCCTTACTTCGGGAAGCCGCATAATGCAATGTGTTCGCGTTTGTCGGGAGCTAGAAGCCGATGTATTGGTTCAGCCTAAGATGTGA
- a CDS encoding integrase core domain-containing protein — protein sequence MVDFVRKWTAATDVTSKQLLTWVGLWSSTFSNWSRSYGRTYEHNGWVPRDHWLNEEEKQAILKFHFDHPLEGYRRLTYMMIDANIVACSAGTVYRVLSSAGLLRRNSRKSKKGTGFQQPLVAHEHWHIDISYLNIAGTFYFMATVLDGFSRSVVHWDIREKMEEMDIEVVLQKARERYPDARPRIISDNGPQFIAKDFKHFVRLCGMKHVRTSPYYPQSNGKIERYHRTIKSQCIRPLSPLSLEEAKRGVAKFVEDYNTVRLHSAVGYVTPQAMLEGRQQAILEERDRKVEEARMLRAQSRATKRQKATPGCSDAPLGISYANSNAAEDRALLGSNSSAASSPLTNIRGGQHEPSLVTRVPAH from the coding sequence GTGGTCGACTTCGTACGCAAATGGACGGCGGCTACGGATGTTACCAGCAAGCAACTGCTTACATGGGTCGGATTATGGTCATCGACTTTCTCTAACTGGAGTCGGAGCTACGGACGGACCTACGAGCACAACGGCTGGGTACCGCGTGACCATTGGCTCAACGAAGAGGAGAAGCAGGCCATCCTCAAGTTCCATTTCGATCATCCACTGGAGGGCTATCGGCGGCTGACCTACATGATGATTGACGCAAACATCGTCGCGTGCAGTGCCGGGACGGTGTATCGCGTACTCAGCAGCGCGGGCCTATTGCGTAGAAATAGTCGTAAGTCAAAAAAGGGGACTGGCTTTCAGCAACCTCTTGTGGCTCACGAACATTGGCATATCGACATCTCTTACTTGAACATCGCAGGAACGTTTTACTTCATGGCGACCGTACTCGACGGCTTCAGTCGTAGTGTGGTGCACTGGGATATTCGTGAGAAGATGGAAGAGATGGATATCGAGGTCGTGCTGCAAAAGGCACGAGAAAGGTATCCCGATGCGCGACCAAGAATCATCTCTGACAACGGGCCGCAATTCATCGCCAAAGACTTCAAACACTTCGTGCGATTGTGTGGCATGAAGCATGTGCGTACAAGCCCGTACTACCCGCAAAGCAATGGTAAGATCGAACGATATCATCGCACGATCAAGAGTCAGTGTATCCGGCCACTGAGCCCCTTGAGCTTGGAAGAAGCTAAACGCGGAGTAGCCAAGTTTGTGGAAGATTACAACACCGTACGTCTACATAGTGCTGTAGGCTATGTAACTCCGCAAGCGATGCTCGAAGGACGGCAGCAAGCGATCCTTGAGGAGCGTGACCGAAAGGTCGAGGAAGCCCGCATGTTACGAGCACAATCGCGTGCAACCAAACGTCAGAAAGCGACGCCGGGATGTTCGGACGCTCCGCTAGGAATAAGCTATGCTAACAGCAATGCTGCGGAGGATAGAGCACTGCTGGGAAGCAACTCGAGCGCCGCATCATCGCCGTTGACAAACATCCGTGGAGGGCAACATGAGCCCTCATTGGTCACTAGGGTTCCAGCACATTGA
- a CDS encoding transposase, translating into MSTRKILTPEQKIAIVREHLIEKVPVSEVCDKHGISVVNFYNWQKLLFENGAGAFERKKNAANVRMQQDANAAKIEKLEAKLQQKNEVIAELLQEHVELKKELGES; encoded by the coding sequence ATGTCAACACGTAAGATTTTAACGCCAGAACAGAAGATAGCGATTGTACGCGAGCACTTGATTGAGAAGGTGCCCGTTTCAGAGGTCTGTGACAAGCACGGGATCAGTGTCGTCAATTTCTACAATTGGCAAAAGCTGCTGTTTGAAAACGGAGCAGGCGCATTCGAGCGTAAAAAGAACGCCGCCAACGTGCGTATGCAGCAGGATGCCAATGCCGCCAAGATCGAGAAGCTCGAAGCGAAGCTGCAGCAGAAAAACGAAGTCATTGCCGAACTACTGCAGGAGCACGTCGAGCTAAAAAAAGAGCTTGGGGAATCTTAA